The DNA segment CTGCTGCTGGTCACGGCGGGCCTCTTCTTCATCCAACAGCACCTGCTGAGACGCGGCCGCTTCACCACGGTCACCGGCAAGGGAGGCGTCCGACAACCCTTCCTGCTGGGGCGCTGGCGCTGGCCGATCTTCGCGCTGTGCATGGTGCCGCCGCTCTTCTCGCTCATCCTGCCGTACGCGGCGCTGCTGGCCACTTCCCTCTCCCGCGCATGGGGGAGAGGACCGGTGCCCGGGAATCTGACGTTCGCGTGGTACCGATGGGCGTTGGTCGAAAACCAGGGGGCGCGCCACGCCATTGCGCACAGCCTCTCCTACTCTGCGGTCGCGGCGACGATCGCCACACTTCTTGCCGTCTTTACCGCCTACGTCGTCAGCCGCCGTCTCCTCCCCGGGGCCCGGATCCTCGGCTACGTGGCGATGGCGCCGTTCGTCGTGCCGGGCATCGTGCTGGCGATCGGCTTCTTTACCGCATACGCCCGGCCCCCATTCGTCTTATATGGAACGGCCTGGATGCTGATCGTGGCGTTTGCGACCCGCTTCTTGCCGATCGCCTTCTCGGGCAGCGAGTCGGCCCTCCGGAGCATCGATCAGGAGTTGGAGAACGCGGCCCGCACGCTTGGCTCGGGACCGCTCCTGACGTTTCGACGGATCACGTTACCACTGCTCCGGCGCAGTATTCTCGCCAATTGGATCATCGTGTTCATCCCGTCATTGCGGGAGCTGAGTTCCGCGGTCTTCCTCTTTACGCCGGCCACGGCCGTCATTACCAACGTGATCTTCGACCTCTCCGACGAAGGCAACTTCGAGCCCCTCTCGGCGCTCGGCATCATCATGATGGCAATCACGTTTTGCCTGGTCGCCGTGGCGTACCGTCTCTTCGGCGGTGCCGTCTTCGCGCAGCGCCAGCGCGCCTGAGGGAGCCCGATGGCGCAGATCCGGCTGGTCGGTCTGGAAAAGCGGTACGGCACGACCCCGGCACTCTGCGGCATCACCCTCGCGGTCAGCGATGGCGAGCTGCTCGCGCTTCTCGGGCCGTCCGGCTGCGGCAAGACGACGACGCTGCAGATTTTGGCTGGGTTTCTCGTCCCCGACGGGGGCGAGGTTTGGGCGGGCGATCGCCAGATCTCCTCTCCTCAAGGCGTCGTGCCGCCCGAGCGCCGCCAGATGTCACTGGTCTTTCAGAGCTACGCCCTGTGGCCCCACATGACCATCTTCCAGAACGTGGCCTTTGGCCTGGAGATGCGCCGGCTTTCGCGCGAGGAGATCGCGCGCCAGGTGCAGCGTATCCTCGCGGTGGTCAACCTCACGGGCTATGAGCAGCGCTACGCCCATGAGCTCTCGGGGGGACAGCAGCAGCGGGTGGCCCTGGCACGGGCGCTCGTCGTTCAGCCTCACACCCTCCTCCTCGACGAACCGCTCTCCAACCTGGACGCCAACCTGCGCGAGCAGATGCGCTTCGAGATCCGACGGATTCACCAAGAGACCGGGATCACGACCGTCTACGTCACGCACGATCAGGCCGAAGCCCTGGTGATCGCGGACCACGTCGCCGTGATGAACAGCGGCCGAATCGAGCAGGTCGGCACGCCGGAGGAGATCTACGAAAGGCCCCAGTCCCGCTTCGTCGCCTCGTTTATCGGCCAGGCCAATTGCCTCGCCGGCCGCGTGGTTGGGCCGGGGCTCGTCCGGTGCGGTGAGTTGGAGGTCCGCGCGATCGACCACAGCCAGTTCCGCCCGGGGGACGAGGTGGTGCTCTGTATCCGTCCGCATGCCCTCCGCGTGCATGGCGCGACCGGCACGCCCTCGGCCGGAACCAATACCGCCATGGGCCGGCTGATACAGTCGGCATACTTGGGCGATCTGCAAGACCTCCGGATCATGCTGCCTGGAAACCTGCAAATCCGGGTCCTCACCATGAACCGCCATCGCTACCGGCCCGACGACCAACTG comes from the bacterium genome and includes:
- a CDS encoding ABC transporter permease subunit, giving the protein LLLVTAGLFFIQQHLLRRGRFTTVTGKGGVRQPFLLGRWRWPIFALCMVPPLFSLILPYAALLATSLSRAWGRGPVPGNLTFAWYRWALVENQGARHAIAHSLSYSAVAATIATLLAVFTAYVVSRRLLPGARILGYVAMAPFVVPGIVLAIGFFTAYARPPFVLYGTAWMLIVAFATRFLPIAFSGSESALRSIDQELENAARTLGSGPLLTFRRITLPLLRRSILANWIIVFIPSLRELSSAVFLFTPATAVITNVIFDLSDEGNFEPLSALGIIMMAITFCLVAVAYRLFGGAVFAQRQRA
- a CDS encoding ABC transporter ATP-binding protein produces the protein MAQIRLVGLEKRYGTTPALCGITLAVSDGELLALLGPSGCGKTTTLQILAGFLVPDGGEVWAGDRQISSPQGVVPPERRQMSLVFQSYALWPHMTIFQNVAFGLEMRRLSREEIARQVQRILAVVNLTGYEQRYAHELSGGQQQRVALARALVVQPHTLLLDEPLSNLDANLREQMRFEIRRIHQETGITTVYVTHDQAEALVIADHVAVMNSGRIEQVGTPEEIYERPQSRFVASFIGQANCLAGRVVGPGLVRCGELEVRAIDHSQFRPGDEVVLCIRPHALRVHGATGTPSAGTNTAMGRLIQSAYLGDLQDLRIMLPGNLQIRVLTMNRHRYRPDDQLLVELPAEACRLVRG